The Bombus pascuorum chromosome 9, iyBomPasc1.1, whole genome shotgun sequence genome has a window encoding:
- the LOC132910597 gene encoding CWF19-like protein 1: MLSNMTEKQKVLICGDVEGHFKFLFNKIDAINKKSGPFDFLLCVGNFFGEDNTELEDYKSGMKSIPVPTYIIGANEGVDLNNYPDVNGCEICHNLTYLGRRGLYTASSGLKIAYISGTENNSLGIKPTCFNENDVMSIKQACLKGQPSFRGIDILMTSPWPAYITNLDPNKPDLKYQGSKLIAWLTAQVKPRYHVSALEGIYYERPPYRNQSLEEGNTEIATRFIALAPVANSQKKKWLYALNLTPVDRTRLSELIMKTTDETDIPYPKSMLLSGPSLQKSEQPKRTQYFYDMESQDSISRTTKRSGSYGGSNKRLKREFDQTKCWFCLSSPEVSKHLVISVGIEVYVALARGGLVDNHFLILPITHHQSLSILPKEVKDEIERYKDAITNYYATMDKVPVFFERNFKTSHCQLQVVPVHKNQVEALKEAFEEMARCNNFKIAKLPPHTDLQQIAQPGVLYFYAELPDGQKLYHRIKKDFPLQFGREVLASDRILDLDDRVDWKDCQLSQEEEIELANRIRRDFQPFDLDI, encoded by the exons ATGTTATCAAACATGACTGAAAAGCAAAAGGTATTAATTTGTGGAGATGTGGAAGgacattttaaatttttattcaacaaGATTGATGCTATCAATAAGAAAAGCGGACCTTTCGACTTTTTGTTGTGTGTGGGAAATTTTTTTGGCGAAGACAACACGGAACTTGAAGACTATAAAAGTGGTATGAAAAGCATACCAGTTCCAACTTATATTATTGGCGCTAACGAGGGAgttgatttaaataattatccaGATGTTAATGGTTGTGAAATTTGTCACAATCTTACTTATCTTGGAAGACGTGGATTATATACCGCTAGTTCTGGACTTAAAATAGCTTATATCAGCGGTACAGAAAATAACTCGTTGGGAATAAAACCTACTTGCTTCAATGAAAATGATGTAATGTCAATTAAGCAAGCTTGTTTAAAAGGTCAACCTAGTTTTCGTGGAATTGATATATTAATGACTTCACCCTGGCCTGCTTATATCACAAATTTAGATCCTAATAAACCAGACTTGAAATATCAGGgttcaaaattaattgcatGGTTGACTGCCCAAGTAAAACCAAGATACCATGTATCGGCATTAGAGGGCATATATTATGAAAGACCTCCATATAGGAATCAAAGTCTGGAAGAAGGAAATACTGAAATTGCAACAAGATTTATAGCACTTGCTCCTGTAGCAAACAgtcagaaaaagaaatggttATATGCATTGAATCTGACTCCTGTTGACCGGACGCGTTTATCCGAGTTAATTATGAAAACTACAGATGAAACAGATATTCCATATCCCAAATCAATGCTATTAAGTGGACCATCTCTACAAAAATCAGAACAACCAAAGCGtacacaatatttttatgatatggAATCTCAAGATTCAATCTCAAGAACTACTAAAAGATCTGGATCTTATGGAGGTTctaataaaagattaaaacgAGAATTTGATCAAACAAAGTGCTGGTTTTGCTTATCCAGTCCTGAAGTTTCAAAGCATTTAGTAATATCAGTTGGGATAGAGGTATATGTTGCACTTGCTAGAGGTGGATTGGTTGATAATCATTTCTTAATTCTACCAATAACACATCATCAAAGCCTTTCTATTCTACCAAAAGAAGTAAAAGATGAAATTGAACGATATAAAGACGCTATAACCAATTATTATGCCACTATGGACAAAGTACCTGTATTCTTTGAACGTAATTTCAAAACATCTCATTGCCAATTACAAGTTGTACCTGTTCATAAAAATCAAGTAGAAGCTTTGAAAGAAGCGTTTGAG gAAATGGCacgatgtaataattttaaaatagcaaAATTACCTCCACACACCGATCTACAGCAAATTGCACAACCAGgtgttctatatttttatgcagAGTTGCCAGATggacaaaaattatatcatagGATAAAGAAAGACTTCCCACTCCAGTTTGGTAGGGAGGTATTAGCTTCGGACAGAATATTAGATCTTGATGATCGAGTTGATTGGAAAGATTGTCAATTGAGTCAAGAGGAAGAAATTGAGTTAGCAAACCGAATTAGAAGAGATTTTCAACCATTTGATTTGGATATTTAA
- the LOC132910598 gene encoding methylthioribulose-1-phosphate dehydratase: MSSDYTEYDKEHPRILIPQLCKQFYDLGWVTGTGGGISIKHKDKIYIAPSGVQKERICPDEMFVQDISGNDLELPPVEKKLKKSQCTPLFMCAYIRRNAGAVIHTHSKFAVMVTLHWPGKEFRVTHLEMIKGIRNQKLGKAYRYDEELVVPIIENTPFEEDLKDELEKAIIAYPETCAVLVRRHGVYVWGDTWQQAKTMTECYDYLFDIALQMKLSGLDPGVVL, translated from the exons atgtCCTCAGATTATACCGAATACGACAAG gAACATCCACGAATTTTAATTCCTCAACTATGTAAACAATTTTATGATCTAGGATGGGTAACTGGTACTGGTGGAGGAATATCTATTAAACacaa agacaaaatttatattgccCCATCCGGTGTTCAGAAAGAACGCATTTGTCCAGATGAAATGTTTGTACAAGATATTAGTGGAAACGATTTAGAACTACCACCAGTAGAGAAAAAGTTGAAGAAATCTCAATGCACTCCATTATTTATGTGTGCATATATAAGGAGAAATGCTGGAGCTGTAATTCATACCCATTCAAAATTTGCTGTAATGGTGACATTACATTGGCCTGGGAAAGAATTTCGTGTTACCCATCTTGAGATGATAAAAg GCATAAGGAATCAAAAATTGGGAAAAGCATATCGTTATGACGAAGAATTAGTAGTACCCATAATAGAAAATACTCCGTTTGAAGAGGACTTAAAAGATGAATTGGAAAAAGCTATCATTGCCTATCCAGAAACTTGTGCTGTATTAGTAAGAAGACATGGTGTTTATGTTTGGGGAGATACATGGCAGCAAGCAAAAACTAT GACGGAATGTTATGATTACCTATTTGACATAGCTCTACAAATGAAACTAAGTGGATTGGATCCAGGTGTggttctataa
- the LOC132910600 gene encoding COMM domain-containing protein 10 has translation MASWITVTPRLERGLKIANQVDNSKFRLLINRICQTLQSAVNTKIFSEEEEEKLLVSLDLNKDDLTCLLDAIILIYKQATCNIVKPQLMENTLKDTFKTDDEKIQIFLNAWITYSKGIIDNFRQMSIFPVQVKDIDWCLNIQAASSSIKKDARPMSLLQLNLTGEEESKLTVEFDKKELIDLYHNLEKIQSQLDAFK, from the exons ATGGCTTCATGGATCACAGTGACACCGCG GCTCGAACGAGGTTTAAAAATAGCAAACCAGGTAGACAACAGTAAATTCCGCTTACTAATTAATCGTATTTGTCAGACGCTTCAGTCTGCtgttaatacaaaaatattcagcgaagaagaagaggaaaaactATTGGTTTCCTTGGATTTGAATAAGGATGATCTAACTTGCCTTTTAGATGCGATAATATTGATTTACAAACAAGCTACTTGCAATATTGTAAAACCACAATTAATGGAAAACACTTTGAAGGACACTTTTAAAACGGATGAtgagaaaattcaaatatttttaaatgcatGGATTACATACAGTAAAGgaataatcgataattttaGACAGATGTCTATATTTCCTGTTCAG GTTAAAGACATTGATTggtgtttaaatattcaagCTGCATCTTCCTCTATCAAAAAAGACGCGCGGCCAATGTCATTATTGCAGTTGAATTTGACAGGAGAAGAGGAATCAAAATTAACAGTGGAATTCGATAAGAAAGAACTCATAGATCTGTATCATAATCTAGAGAAAATACAGTCACAATTGGATGCTTTTAAATAG